A window of Pseudodesulfovibrio hydrargyri contains these coding sequences:
- a CDS encoding cytochrome c yields MKSKLILAVATALITVFAVSMAFAMGGGNARKGKFLYRKNCRSCHGSTASDLSPADKTQAEWTALFSDTGKIQCSPDWTVNEKDLNDIFSYLHDYAKDSPSPAKCS; encoded by the coding sequence ATGAAAAGCAAGCTCATCCTGGCCGTGGCAACGGCCCTGATCACCGTATTCGCCGTGTCCATGGCCTTTGCCATGGGCGGGGGCAACGCCCGCAAGGGCAAGTTCCTGTACCGCAAGAACTGCCGTTCCTGCCACGGCTCCACCGCCAGCGACCTGAGCCCGGCGGACAAGACCCAGGCCGAGTGGACCGCCCTGTTCTCGGACACGGGCAAGATCCAGTGCAGCCCGGACTGGACGGTCAACGAAAAGGACCTGAACGACATCTTCTCCTACCTGCACGACTACGCCAAGGACTCCCCGTCCCCGGCCAAGTGCAGCTAA
- a CDS encoding molybdopterin-containing oxidoreductase family protein — MSRRDFFRASGLVAAGAVGGPALLGGLAKARAASPAKPAWDSRFSACDMCFNKCGLIARVENGVATKLDPNPKFLKSRGMLCARGNAGLAQVYDPDRLKHPLLRKGARGEGKWQRIPWDEALDMAALKMAEVREKYTPCGHLFTAGSDLQSQFVGRFAEVYGSFNVTSHESLCLVSGSRAFLDTFGEVPFADVLNSRYIMMVGANRFEALVTPDSIDLMTAIRENGCKLVTLDPRYTKTAALSHEWYPVRPGTDMAFMLALAHVIINEKLYDPQWIADKTFGMEQLTAHVRRYTPGFAAEQCGIPAEDIARMARELAAAAPASMVYPGRRTSDYEDSTQIRRSFAIVNGLLGNWDKPGGLLAARQVGLKGVPFDAPWYDENREDRIDAGKVPMMFEHEGSFVVTRDAVLADDPYPIRGWFIYKTNPMGTAPNRRKTMEMMNKMDFVTVVDIAMSDTAWMADLVLPSPSYLERKDPCSGLQGSVACACVVKRDPVIDPLYESRPLFEIMKGIADRMELGEFFDFTIDEYREKQTRDIPEALAVMDRDGVYYNPSKVYGIYEGRIYKTLSKKVELYNQRYEQMGLDPLPNYTPPAPPPDNRFRMVIGRNAMITQSSTANNTLLHQFLPTNTLWLNTEAAGRLGIQDGDLVEVASPVGSQELRAEVTDRIRPDTVFMLSGYNTLSTMQHLSHGNGASINELLDDDFDAITGNASMHTTFVSVTRKVA; from the coding sequence ATGTCCCGCCGCGACTTTTTCCGGGCCTCCGGCCTGGTGGCGGCAGGGGCTGTGGGCGGCCCGGCCCTGCTCGGCGGCCTGGCGAAGGCCCGCGCGGCATCGCCCGCCAAGCCCGCCTGGGATTCCAGGTTTTCGGCTTGCGACATGTGCTTCAACAAGTGCGGGCTCATCGCCCGCGTCGAGAACGGGGTGGCCACCAAGCTCGACCCCAATCCCAAGTTTCTGAAATCCAGGGGCATGCTCTGCGCGCGCGGCAACGCGGGCCTGGCCCAGGTCTACGACCCGGACCGCCTCAAGCATCCCTTGCTTCGCAAAGGCGCGCGCGGCGAGGGCAAGTGGCAGCGCATCCCCTGGGACGAAGCCCTGGACATGGCCGCGCTGAAGATGGCCGAGGTCCGTGAGAAGTACACCCCCTGCGGGCACCTGTTCACCGCGGGCTCGGACCTGCAGTCCCAGTTCGTGGGCCGGTTCGCGGAGGTCTACGGCTCCTTCAACGTGACCTCGCACGAGTCCCTGTGCCTGGTCTCGGGCAGCCGCGCCTTCCTGGACACCTTCGGCGAGGTGCCGTTCGCGGACGTGCTCAATTCCAGGTACATCATGATGGTCGGAGCCAACCGTTTCGAGGCGTTGGTCACCCCGGACTCCATCGACCTGATGACCGCCATCCGCGAGAACGGCTGCAAGCTGGTCACGCTCGACCCGCGCTACACCAAGACCGCGGCCCTGTCCCACGAGTGGTATCCGGTCAGGCCCGGCACGGACATGGCCTTCATGCTCGCCCTGGCGCACGTGATCATCAACGAGAAGCTCTACGATCCGCAGTGGATCGCGGACAAGACCTTCGGCATGGAGCAGCTCACGGCCCACGTGCGGCGCTACACGCCCGGCTTCGCGGCCGAGCAGTGCGGCATCCCGGCCGAGGACATCGCCCGCATGGCCAGGGAACTGGCCGCGGCCGCCCCGGCGTCCATGGTCTATCCCGGCCGCCGCACCTCGGACTACGAGGACTCCACCCAGATTCGGCGCAGCTTCGCCATCGTCAACGGGCTGCTCGGCAACTGGGACAAGCCCGGCGGCCTGCTGGCAGCGCGCCAGGTGGGCCTCAAGGGCGTGCCCTTTGATGCCCCCTGGTACGACGAGAACCGCGAGGACCGCATCGACGCGGGCAAGGTGCCGATGATGTTCGAGCACGAGGGCTCCTTCGTGGTGACCCGCGACGCGGTCCTGGCCGACGACCCGTACCCCATCCGGGGCTGGTTCATCTACAAGACCAACCCCATGGGCACGGCCCCCAACCGCAGGAAGACCATGGAGATGATGAACAAGATGGACTTCGTCACCGTGGTGGACATCGCCATGTCCGACACCGCCTGGATGGCCGACCTGGTCCTGCCGTCGCCAAGCTACCTGGAGCGCAAGGACCCGTGTTCGGGCCTGCAGGGCTCCGTGGCCTGCGCCTGCGTGGTCAAGCGCGATCCGGTCATCGACCCGCTCTACGAGTCCCGGCCCCTGTTCGAGATCATGAAGGGCATCGCGGACCGCATGGAGCTGGGCGAGTTCTTCGACTTCACCATCGACGAGTACCGGGAGAAGCAGACCCGCGACATCCCCGAGGCGCTGGCCGTCATGGACCGTGACGGCGTGTACTACAACCCGTCCAAGGTCTACGGCATTTACGAGGGGCGCATCTACAAGACCCTTTCCAAGAAGGTCGAACTGTACAACCAGCGCTACGAGCAGATGGGGTTGGACCCGCTGCCGAACTACACGCCCCCGGCCCCGCCGCCCGACAACCGGTTCCGCATGGTCATCGGCCGCAACGCCATGATCACCCAGTCCTCCACGGCCAACAACACGCTGCTGCACCAGTTCCTGCCGACCAACACCCTGTGGCTCAACACCGAGGCCGCGGGCAGGCTCGGCATCCAGGACGGCGACCTGGTCGAGGTGGCCAGCCCGGTGGGCAGCCAGGAGCTCAGAGCCGAGGTCACGGACCGCATCCGGCCGGACACGGTGTTCATGCTCTCGGGCTACAACACCCTGTCCACCATGCAGCATCTGTCCCACGGCAACGGCGCTTCCATCAACGAACTGTTGGACGACGATTTCGACGCCATCACCGGCAACGCGTCCATGCACACCACGTTCGTCTCCGTAACAAGGAAGGTGGCGTAA
- a CDS encoding 4Fe-4S dicluster domain-containing protein, producing the protein MAQQLAMVIDAAKCIDCKGCVAACKVANNVPEGQFRNWIKHAGLRAVPGISDRTARFQPGACMHCEIPTCVAACPTGATYKDHDTGEVVIDQALCIGCGNCIPACPYQARYRNEITRKADKCNYCPERRAAGLQPACVDTCPTKARVFGDINDPTSAAGALFLKNKERLTRVAAKTNTLPNMYYLGDPGPGDWGGEAVVPASMVAMKESAPFIKGMVALSGLGVLAMLGRQLFAGSDHKEDSDAR; encoded by the coding sequence ATGGCACAACAACTCGCCATGGTCATCGATGCGGCCAAGTGCATCGACTGCAAGGGGTGCGTGGCCGCCTGCAAGGTCGCCAACAACGTGCCCGAGGGCCAGTTCCGCAACTGGATCAAGCACGCCGGATTGCGGGCCGTGCCCGGCATCTCGGACAGGACGGCCCGGTTCCAGCCCGGCGCGTGCATGCACTGTGAAATCCCGACCTGCGTGGCCGCCTGCCCCACGGGCGCGACCTACAAGGACCATGACACCGGGGAGGTCGTCATCGACCAGGCCCTGTGCATCGGCTGCGGCAACTGCATCCCGGCCTGCCCGTATCAGGCGCGCTACCGCAACGAGATCACGCGCAAGGCGGACAAGTGCAACTACTGTCCCGAGCGCCGCGCCGCCGGGCTGCAGCCCGCCTGCGTGGACACCTGCCCGACCAAGGCGCGGGTCTTCGGCGACATCAACGATCCGACCAGCGCGGCGGGCGCCCTGTTCCTCAAGAACAAGGAGCGGCTGACCCGGGTGGCGGCCAAGACCAACACCCTGCCGAACATGTACTATCTCGGCGATCCCGGACCGGGCGACTGGGGGGGCGAGGCCGTGGTGCCCGCCTCCATGGTGGCCATGAAGGAGTCCGCGCCGTTCATCAAGGGCATGGTGGCCCTGTCCGGCCTGGGCGTCCTGGCCATGCTCGGCCGCCAGCTCTTCGCCGGTTCCGATCATAAGGAGGACAGCGATGCCCGGTAA
- a CDS encoding formate dehydrogenase subunit gamma — translation MPGKTHKRHDRSDIFIHWFNAACWLLLLLTGVGLISNPDIDPFGSGYPAWLRSMVGGGGNLLAIHEGIGLVWIAGFILYMLVNFRGARFFLGEIFAVSPARDMGWMLKKMVLMTLGPKALRMVGVDPDLPDQGYYNMGQKAFAQVSVVGGVVIAVTGVIMYLSDRTFGAEATGMVGWAVAGHFIAVGLVFAGLLVHVYMAAVSPEERPGFRSMFTGVVPDGYAKHHHRLWWEKVRTEPGQGSEQ, via the coding sequence ATGCCCGGTAAGACCCACAAGCGGCACGACCGCTCCGACATCTTCATCCACTGGTTCAACGCGGCCTGCTGGCTGCTGCTCCTGCTGACCGGCGTGGGCTTGATCAGCAACCCGGACATCGATCCGTTCGGGTCCGGCTACCCCGCGTGGCTGCGATCCATGGTCGGCGGCGGGGGCAATCTGCTGGCCATCCACGAGGGCATAGGCCTGGTCTGGATCGCGGGCTTCATCCTCTATATGCTGGTCAATTTCCGGGGGGCGCGGTTCTTCCTGGGCGAGATATTCGCGGTCAGCCCGGCTCGGGACATGGGCTGGATGCTCAAGAAGATGGTCCTCATGACCCTGGGGCCCAAGGCCCTGCGCATGGTCGGCGTGGACCCGGACCTGCCGGACCAGGGGTATTACAACATGGGCCAGAAGGCCTTTGCCCAGGTCTCGGTGGTCGGCGGCGTGGTCATTGCCGTCACCGGGGTGATCATGTACCTGTCGGACCGGACCTTCGGGGCCGAGGCCACGGGCATGGTCGGCTGGGCCGTGGCCGGGCACTTCATTGCCGTGGGGCTGGTCTTCGCGGGCCTTTTGGTCCACGTGTACATGGCGGCGGTCTCGCCCGAGGAGCGGCCCGGCTTCAGGTCCATGTTCACCGGCGTGGTCCCGGACGGCTACGCCAAACATCACCACAGGTTGTGGTGGGAAAAGGTCAGGACCGAGCCCGGACAGGGTTCGGAGCAGTGA
- a CDS encoding rhodanese-like domain-containing protein, giving the protein MHRKFIAAAMLLAFAVAAAAAPAMAQEEAKFKQFHSIVDYKFVAKYAKMPKPKNVMIIDSRPYKPKYVDGYIPTAESIPASQFDKMTDKLPKEKDALLIFYCGGLACPLSHKSAFAAEAMGYTNVKVYAAGFPDWKQHAPYYSIGLENLNARINEGGNYLLIDARPYKKFLDGAIPSAIGIPERDFAAKRGLLPEDKTGTTLIYYCGGHACALSHKSAVMARSLGYRNVLVAEAGYPGWKEMFGGAESAVVAGEAEGAVDTAWFLKTIEDNPDAILLIDVRDPEEYAAGHFPSAVNMTVDMIEKQAKDIPTDKPIVFSCATGARAGEAYYLFKDMRPDVEKVFYLEATNSFGEDNSYEVHPNK; this is encoded by the coding sequence ATGCACAGGAAGTTCATTGCCGCGGCGATGCTGCTGGCGTTCGCGGTGGCAGCTGCGGCCGCGCCGGCCATGGCCCAGGAAGAGGCCAAGTTCAAGCAGTTCCACTCCATCGTGGACTACAAGTTCGTGGCCAAGTACGCCAAGATGCCCAAGCCCAAGAACGTGATGATCATCGACTCCAGGCCGTACAAGCCCAAGTACGTGGACGGCTACATCCCCACGGCCGAGTCCATCCCGGCCAGCCAGTTCGACAAGATGACGGACAAGCTGCCCAAGGAAAAGGACGCGCTGCTGATCTTCTACTGCGGCGGCCTGGCCTGCCCCCTGTCCCACAAGTCCGCCTTTGCGGCCGAGGCCATGGGGTACACCAACGTCAAGGTCTACGCGGCCGGTTTCCCGGATTGGAAGCAGCACGCGCCGTACTATTCCATCGGACTGGAGAACCTCAACGCGCGCATCAACGAGGGGGGCAATTACCTGCTCATCGACGCCCGTCCCTACAAGAAGTTCCTGGACGGGGCCATCCCGTCCGCCATCGGCATTCCGGAGCGCGACTTCGCGGCCAAGCGCGGCCTGCTGCCCGAGGACAAGACCGGCACCACGCTGATCTACTACTGCGGCGGCCATGCCTGCGCCCTGTCCCACAAGTCCGCCGTCATGGCCCGCTCGCTGGGCTACAGGAACGTGCTCGTGGCCGAGGCCGGCTACCCCGGCTGGAAGGAGATGTTCGGCGGCGCCGAGAGCGCGGTGGTCGCGGGCGAGGCAGAGGGCGCGGTGGACACCGCCTGGTTCCTGAAGACCATTGAGGACAACCCGGACGCCATCCTGCTGATCGACGTGCGCGATCCCGAGGAGTACGCGGCCGGGCACTTCCCGTCCGCCGTCAACATGACCGTGGACATGATCGAGAAGCAGGCCAAGGATATCCCCACGGACAAGCCCATCGTCTTCTCCTGCGCCACGGGCGCGCGTGCGGGCGAGGCCTATTATCTGTTCAAGGACATGCGCCCCGATGTGGAAAAGGTCTTCTATCTGGAAGCCACCAACTCGTTCGGCGAAGACAACAGCTACGAGGTCCATCCCAACAAGTAG
- a CDS encoding rhodanese-like domain-containing protein produces the protein MPGIITCVAWLLLAFCVLGARPVRADGNEVWWASAEAEAKRDDYRLIDDNGLRTLVGSGADMVLLDARADYEYGAGHIPGAANLEFDLGDDLDLSREKREALAGLMGPDRDRLLVIYCRSFRULRSSIAARWAARLGYTRVYRYPAGFHGWKAKHPDLVEGEPEAVHVLAVGEDFPTCRVAVLNGDEDRKYLDLPEGAKFLQLSELTADFVLIQLYNTLCSDCVAETKMLTRFFQRVEEDPELAGRLKIIGIGVYDSNLSVVRFRKHYDVAYPLFSDKSGQIFECLGQAELPLAYLVRSRGDGTWRIELIRRGYFEPDEQFLDVLRAAVKRRPRD, from the coding sequence ATGCCTGGAATCATCACCTGTGTCGCATGGCTGCTCCTCGCCTTTTGCGTGCTCGGCGCCCGACCCGTCCGGGCCGACGGGAACGAGGTCTGGTGGGCGTCGGCCGAGGCCGAGGCCAAACGCGACGACTACCGCCTGATCGATGACAACGGCCTGAGGACGCTGGTCGGCTCCGGGGCGGACATGGTTCTGCTCGACGCGCGGGCGGACTACGAGTACGGGGCCGGGCACATCCCGGGCGCGGCCAACCTGGAGTTCGACCTGGGCGACGACCTGGACCTGTCGCGGGAGAAGCGCGAGGCCCTGGCCGGGCTGATGGGGCCGGACAGGGACCGGCTGCTGGTCATCTACTGCCGGAGCTTCAGGTGACTGCGCAGCTCCATTGCGGCGCGCTGGGCAGCGCGTCTCGGTTACACCCGGGTCTACCGGTATCCGGCCGGGTTCCACGGCTGGAAGGCGAAGCATCCCGACCTGGTGGAGGGCGAACCCGAAGCGGTCCACGTCCTGGCCGTGGGCGAGGACTTCCCCACCTGTCGGGTGGCGGTGCTCAACGGCGACGAGGACCGGAAGTACCTGGATCTGCCCGAGGGCGCGAAGTTCCTGCAGCTCTCCGAGCTCACGGCGGACTTTGTGCTCATACAGCTCTACAACACCCTGTGCAGCGACTGTGTGGCCGAGACCAAGATGCTCACGCGGTTCTTCCAGAGGGTCGAGGAAGACCCGGAGCTGGCCGGGCGGCTCAAGATCATCGGCATCGGGGTCTACGACTCCAATCTGTCCGTGGTCCGGTTCCGCAAGCACTACGACGTGGCCTACCCGCTGTTCTCGGACAAGAGCGGGCAGATATTCGAATGCCTGGGCCAGGCCGAGCTGCCGCTGGCCTACCTGGTCCGGTCGCGGGGCGACGGCACCTGGCGCATAGAATTGATCAGGCGGGGCTACTTCGAGCCGGACGAACAGTTTCTGGACGTCCTGCGGGCGGCGGTGAAGAGAAGGCCCAGGGACTAG
- a CDS encoding TorD/DmsD family molecular chaperone, which translates to MTISQSKIALLNLMELCAAVFRGPDEQGWRELATLGVPELLGRVQDFPAIQAGPLEGLGDALAPHVETGDFSPLEAEYIRLFIAGPGGVPAPLYESCHRDGAGRIMGRSALAMRDRLAKAGLEISLPSNEPPDHLALELEYLFHLCAEGWTANPALAGEAARFAGEVMTPWVGRFRDALAGADPDPVYLAAADTMLALLSAVAEG; encoded by the coding sequence ATGACGATTTCCCAATCGAAGATTGCGCTGCTCAACCTGATGGAGTTGTGCGCAGCCGTGTTTCGCGGGCCGGACGAACAGGGATGGAGGGAACTGGCAACCCTTGGAGTGCCCGAACTCCTCGGCCGTGTCCAGGATTTTCCCGCCATCCAGGCCGGACCGCTCGAGGGGCTGGGCGACGCCCTCGCGCCCCATGTCGAGACCGGGGATTTCTCCCCGCTCGAGGCGGAATACATCCGCCTGTTCATCGCCGGGCCCGGCGGCGTTCCGGCCCCGCTCTACGAGTCCTGCCACCGGGACGGCGCGGGCCGGATCATGGGCCGAAGCGCTCTGGCCATGCGCGACCGGCTGGCAAAGGCCGGGCTCGAAATCTCACTGCCTTCCAACGAACCGCCCGACCACCTGGCCCTGGAGCTGGAATACCTCTTCCACCTCTGCGCCGAAGGCTGGACCGCTAATCCCGCCCTGGCCGGCGAGGCGGCCCGGTTCGCGGGCGAGGTCATGACCCCGTGGGTGGGCCGCTTCCGCGATGCCCTGGCCGGGGCCGACCCCGACCCGGTCTATCTGGCCGCTGCCGACACCATGCTGGCCCTCCTTTCGGCCGTGGCCGAAGGCTAG
- a CDS encoding metal-sensitive transcriptional regulator has translation MDEHMCAEEQALKKNVLSRMKRIEGQVRGIQGMIESGKECQDILVQVRAVRSALQSANKLILKRYLLRCYAESVESGQDAKESLDKFISVVTGFIEG, from the coding sequence ATGGACGAGCACATGTGCGCTGAAGAACAGGCCCTGAAGAAGAACGTCTTGTCCCGCATGAAGCGCATCGAAGGTCAGGTGCGCGGCATCCAGGGCATGATCGAATCCGGCAAGGAGTGCCAGGACATCCTGGTCCAGGTGCGGGCCGTGCGTTCCGCCCTGCAGTCGGCCAACAAGCTTATCCTCAAGCGCTACCTGCTCAGGTGCTACGCCGAGTCCGTGGAGAGCGGCCAGGACGCCAAGGAGTCCCTGGACAAGTTCATCTCCGTGGTCACCGGCTTTATCGAAGGCTGA
- the era gene encoding GTPase Era encodes MHKFGMIALIGPPNAGKSTLMNTYLGQKVAIVSPKPQTTRNRISGILTTDDAQLIFLDTPGIHRLRGKMNRFLLESAWNALASSDAVVVLLDAALYCAKPHLLDKEIAPLVKPVSEAGRPVLVAVNKIDRVKEKDQLLPFMAKLAELWPEAEFVPVSALKGKGTDELLERILEHTPEGPQMFPEDQISTVPLRFMASEIIREKLFYSLRQELPYSTAVEIEEWDEKSREDMVVINAVIYTSRKSHKGMIIGKQGANLKAIGSQARKDIAELIGRKVHLELWVKVREGWTEDPGFLRALGLGE; translated from the coding sequence ATGCACAAATTCGGTATGATCGCCCTGATCGGGCCGCCCAACGCGGGCAAGTCCACGCTGATGAACACCTATCTCGGGCAGAAGGTGGCCATCGTCTCGCCCAAGCCGCAGACCACGCGCAACCGCATCAGCGGCATCCTGACCACGGACGACGCCCAGCTCATCTTCCTGGACACGCCGGGCATCCACCGGCTGCGCGGCAAGATGAACCGCTTCCTGCTGGAATCGGCCTGGAACGCCCTGGCCTCGTCCGACGCGGTGGTGGTCCTCCTGGACGCGGCCCTGTACTGCGCCAAGCCGCACCTGCTGGACAAGGAGATCGCCCCCCTGGTCAAGCCGGTCAGCGAGGCGGGCCGCCCGGTGCTGGTGGCGGTGAACAAGATCGACCGGGTCAAGGAGAAGGACCAGCTCTTGCCGTTCATGGCGAAGCTCGCCGAACTGTGGCCCGAGGCCGAGTTCGTGCCGGTGTCGGCGCTCAAGGGCAAGGGCACGGACGAGCTGCTTGAGCGCATCCTGGAACACACGCCCGAGGGGCCGCAGATGTTCCCGGAGGACCAGATTTCCACCGTGCCCCTGCGCTTCATGGCCTCGGAGATCATCCGCGAGAAGCTGTTCTATTCGCTCAGGCAGGAACTGCCCTATTCCACGGCCGTGGAGATCGAGGAGTGGGACGAGAAATCCCGCGAGGACATGGTGGTCATCAACGCGGTCATCTACACCTCGCGCAAGAGCCACAAGGGCATGATCATCGGCAAGCAGGGCGCAAACCTCAAGGCCATCGGCTCCCAGGCCCGCAAGGACATCGCCGAGCTCATCGGCCGGAAGGTCCACCTGGAGCTGTGGGTCAAGGTCCGCGAGGGCTGGACCGAGGACCCGGGCTTCCTGCGCGCCCTGGGGCTGGGCGAATAG
- a CDS encoding DnaJ family domain-containing protein, translating to MFNVTAVIAEELIRKAEKEGKFEDLEGMGKPLLPDEAANLPPDLRMAYRILKSSGHLPAEVLEEKEINTAIDLLESMEDEQERYRQVQKLNVMIMQMNERRRRPITLDTSSDYYRRIVEKVRLAEERYGRPGNDADNQR from the coding sequence ATGTTCAACGTGACGGCGGTCATCGCCGAAGAACTCATCCGCAAGGCCGAGAAAGAGGGCAAATTCGAGGACCTGGAAGGCATGGGCAAACCCCTTTTGCCGGACGAGGCCGCGAACCTGCCGCCGGACCTGCGCATGGCCTACCGGATCCTGAAGAGTTCCGGGCACCTTCCCGCCGAAGTGCTGGAGGAGAAGGAGATCAACACCGCCATCGACCTGCTTGAGAGCATGGAGGACGAACAGGAGCGGTACCGGCAGGTCCAGAAGTTGAACGTGATGATCATGCAGATGAACGAGCGGCGCCGCCGCCCCATAACCCTGGACACGTCCAGCGACTACTACCGCCGCATCGTCGAAAAGGTGCGCCTGGCCGAGGAACGGTACGGCAGGCCCGGAAACGACGCGGACAACCAAAGGTAA
- a CDS encoding B12-binding domain-containing radical SAM protein has protein sequence MARPAFPHIPWSAPQGREPGPRVLGINPWITDFAAFNVWSRPAGLLACLDMLRSAGASVALLDCLAPTWEAAPDLGLKWPKPGKYGTGHYPKEEIEPPAPLAFMDRRYSRYGLPRDRVIEALAALDPAPDAVLVTTIMTYWYPGALDILDICAELWPDAPRFLGGTYATLCGDHAARHTDAHLQQGPLEGPENWSRFWELIDFDIPQQADKDGLSLALDLYADPAYSIVLGSRGCPFACEYCASNALYPRFRQSGAEAVMVGIRSEYERGVRDFAFYDDALLVNPDRWLWPVLDGLAASDMAPRLHTPNAMHVRHLTVDVCERLKAAGLTTVRLGLETTDFDHRHDVKLTREQWKAGARNLLNAGFNLDDIGVYILFGLPGQDLGNVEEAVQHVRAYGFRPHLAHYTPIPGSPMFETACAASPYPLKDEPLFQNNSIWPCVPGGFNWDEAKRWKLLLHGERG, from the coding sequence ATGGCCCGTCCCGCGTTTCCGCACATTCCGTGGTCCGCGCCGCAGGGCCGGGAGCCCGGCCCGCGCGTGCTCGGCATCAATCCGTGGATCACCGACTTCGCGGCCTTCAACGTCTGGTCGCGCCCCGCCGGACTGCTCGCCTGCCTGGACATGCTGCGCAGCGCCGGGGCCTCGGTGGCCCTCCTTGATTGCCTGGCCCCGACCTGGGAAGCCGCCCCCGACCTCGGCCTGAAATGGCCAAAACCCGGCAAATACGGCACCGGCCACTACCCCAAGGAGGAGATCGAGCCGCCCGCGCCGCTCGCCTTCATGGACCGCCGCTATTCGCGATACGGCCTGCCGCGCGACCGGGTCATCGAGGCCCTGGCCGCTCTCGACCCCGCGCCCGACGCCGTGCTGGTCACGACCATCATGACCTATTGGTATCCCGGGGCCCTGGACATCCTCGACATCTGCGCCGAACTGTGGCCCGACGCGCCCCGCTTCCTGGGCGGCACCTACGCCACCCTGTGCGGGGACCACGCCGCGCGCCACACGGACGCCCACCTCCAGCAGGGGCCGCTGGAAGGCCCGGAGAACTGGTCGCGCTTCTGGGAGTTGATTGATTTCGACATCCCACAACAGGCTGATAAAGATGGCCTTTCATTGGCACTCGACCTCTATGCCGACCCCGCTTATTCCATTGTTCTCGGCTCGCGCGGCTGCCCGTTCGCCTGCGAGTACTGCGCCAGCAACGCCCTGTATCCGCGCTTCCGCCAGTCCGGAGCCGAAGCGGTCATGGTAGGCATTCGATCCGAATACGAGCGGGGCGTGCGCGACTTCGCCTTTTACGACGACGCCCTGCTGGTCAACCCGGACCGCTGGCTCTGGCCGGTCCTGGACGGGCTGGCCGCGTCCGACATGGCCCCGCGCCTGCACACGCCCAACGCCATGCACGTCCGCCACCTGACCGTCGATGTCTGCGAGCGCCTCAAGGCGGCCGGACTGACCACGGTGCGTCTGGGGTTGGAAACCACGGACTTCGATCACCGCCACGACGTCAAGCTGACCCGCGAGCAGTGGAAGGCCGGGGCGCGCAACCTGCTCAACGCGGGCTTCAACCTGGACGACATCGGGGTGTACATCCTGTTCGGCCTACCCGGCCAGGACCTCGGCAACGTGGAGGAGGCGGTTCAACACGTGCGCGCCTACGGGTTCCGCCCCCACCTGGCGCACTACACGCCCATCCCGGGTTCCCCCATGTTCGAAACGGCCTGCGCGGCCAGCCCGTATCCGCTCAAGGACGAGCCGCTCTTCCAGAACAATTCCATCTGGCCCTGTGTACCCGGCGGGTTCAACTGGGACGAGGCCAAGCGATGGAAGTTACTCCTTCATGGGGAGCGGGGTTAG
- a CDS encoding polyphenol oxidase family protein produces MAAIAFFPFEFPEIPQVACAFTSRQGGVSEPPHDSANISFDVGDEPEAVAANRRMVFSRMGLTGWCELNQVHGDVIRFDPAPHSPDEHASEDGDGMTTAAPGHGLVVKTADCQPILLAHRSGRYVAGLHAGWRGNKIDFPGSGVRRFCEHYDLNPEDVFAVRGPSLGPTAAEFVNFETDFGPRFRPWYDREARTMDLWQLTRDQLMNAGVPESQIFGLDLCTMTMEETFFSYRKACASPVRDTGRQCGIIWIRP; encoded by the coding sequence ATGGCGGCCATAGCCTTTTTCCCGTTCGAATTTCCCGAAATTCCGCAAGTCGCCTGCGCCTTCACCTCCCGGCAGGGGGGCGTGTCCGAGCCGCCCCACGACTCGGCCAACATCTCCTTTGACGTGGGCGACGAGCCCGAGGCCGTGGCCGCGAACCGGCGCATGGTCTTTTCGCGCATGGGGCTGACCGGCTGGTGCGAGCTCAACCAGGTGCACGGCGACGTGATCCGCTTCGACCCCGCGCCCCATTCGCCCGACGAGCACGCCTCGGAGGACGGCGACGGCATGACCACGGCCGCGCCCGGGCACGGCCTGGTCGTCAAGACCGCCGACTGCCAGCCCATCCTCCTGGCCCACCGCTCGGGCAGGTATGTGGCCGGACTGCACGCGGGCTGGCGGGGCAACAAGATCGATTTCCCCGGCTCGGGCGTGCGCCGATTCTGCGAACACTACGACCTGAATCCCGAGGACGTCTTTGCCGTGCGCGGCCCCAGCCTGGGGCCCACCGCCGCCGAGTTCGTCAACTTCGAGACCGACTTCGGCCCGAGGTTCCGCCCCTGGTACGACCGCGAGGCCAGGACCATGGACCTCTGGCAACTGACCCGCGACCAGTTGATGAACGCGGGCGTGCCCGAAAGCCAGATATTCGGCCTGGACCTGTGCACCATGACCATGGAGGAGACGTTCTTTTCCTACCGCAAGGCGTGCGCGAGCCCGGTCCGCGACACCGGGCGGCAGTGCGGGATCATCTGGATCAGGCCGTAA